The Nostoc sp. 'Lobaria pulmonaria (5183) cyanobiont' DNA window ATTTTACACCCCAAGACATTGAGTTTTTACAAATCATCGCTCGTTGGAGCATGAGTGAATTTGAACGTAACCGACTCCTGCAAGCGAAACTCGAATCAAGCGCTCCCAAGAACGTTCCGATATTTTCACTCAATGAGGAACGTAACACTGAGATTAAAATCACTGCATCCACTCAAGATAGCGACTCTGTTTCTACTAAGCAACTGAAGCTAGAACTTTTGAGTCAGCTAACTCAGGAGTTACGCACGCCCTTAACATCTGTACTCGGTATGGCTAGTGTTTTAGGACGTGAGATTTATGGGCCTTTGACGACTAAGCAGAGAGAATATTTGGAAATTATCCAACACAGTGGTCGGTACTTACTTTCCCTAGTAAACGAAATTACCGAACTAGGAGCTATGGATGAAAATTCAACTGTGCTAAATCTAGCTCCCGTGGATATTGAAATGCTATGCCAACAAGCTATCAATACCCTCGAAGAAATAGCTAATCGCCGCGAGCAAGATATTCGCCTGTCTATAGAACCGGGACGCAGTCGCATTTGCCCTTTAGATAAAGACAAGGTGCGGCAAATCCTCTATCACCTGGTTTTCAGTGTGATTCAACTTTCGGCTACAGGTAGCATTGTTCGCATTCATGTTTCTTACAAAGAAGATACGCTCAACATTACCATTTGGGTTTCCCATCCCTGGTTAGGGGACGGCATAACTGAGGTTGATCCTTACTTCCGTCTCAATTCTTTGTCGTTGCTGGAGCTTACAGGTGAGGTAGCAACTTACAATACTTATACAGACAGACACGAGCAACTAGATACTTCATCAGTAGCAGTGGAGAATTCCAAGAATCTGAGTGATTCCCACTCAAATTTCTTTGCTACTAGTTCAGGTATAAATTTAGCTAAATCGCATGGAAATCTTTCTCGTGAAAGCTTGGGTTTATTACTAAGTTGTCAACTGGCAGAATTGCATGGCGGACATATTTTGATTCAAGGTTCACCAGAGTCAGGATATCGTTATGTGCTTTCTTTGCCGCTGCAACTGGCGACTTCCTCACCAGCAATTAGCGATGTCTGATCGTGGGGATTGGGGATTGGGGATTGGGGATTGGAGATTGGGAAAGACGTATTTTCTATC harbors:
- a CDS encoding GAF domain-containing sensor histidine kinase; amino-acid sequence: MIEPENKLFALKDGWDSHESREQQRLKALSDLGLRQPETIPVFEEATQTAARFLEAPISILGFVDQERHWFKSAVGLSRLGLMNHLAQSRQLLRRESFCTQVVDSFQVVVINDTHKLTDPVLASSKLVQDYGIRAYLGAPLIDAEGHCLGALAVMDLVPRNFTPQDIEFLQIIARWSMSEFERNRLLQAKLESSAPKNVPIFSLNEERNTEIKITASTQDSDSVSTKQLKLELLSQLTQELRTPLTSVLGMASVLGREIYGPLTTKQREYLEIIQHSGRYLLSLVNEITELGAMDENSTVLNLAPVDIEMLCQQAINTLEEIANRREQDIRLSIEPGRSRICPLDKDKVRQILYHLVFSVIQLSATGSIVRIHVSYKEDTLNITIWVSHPWLGDGITEVDPYFRLNSLSLLELTGEVATYNTYTDRHEQLDTSSVAVENSKNLSDSHSNFFATSSGINLAKSHGNLSRESLGLLLSCQLAELHGGHILIQGSPESGYRYVLSLPLQLATSSPAISDV